One window of the Fusobacterium animalis 7_1 genome contains the following:
- the pssA gene encoding CDP-diacylglycerol--serine O-phosphatidyltransferase has translation MVKKKYIAPNLITAGNMFLGYLSITESIKGNFEMSILFILLAMVCDGLDGKTARKLDAFSEFGKEFDSFCDAVSFGLAPSMLIYSILTKNVPGSPFIVPVSFLYALCGVMRLVKFNIINVASSEKGDFSGMPIPNAAAMVVSYIMICNVLEETFNLRIFNIRIFIAVSVISAGLMVSTIPFKTPDKTFSFIPKKLAILIILGLLLSMYWTLDYSVFIVSYTYVLLNILSYFYKRFGSNNDTDTTVEEFVEIEEDEEKGE, from the coding sequence ATGGTAAAAAAGAAATATATTGCCCCTAACCTTATTACAGCAGGAAATATGTTTTTAGGTTATTTGAGCATAACTGAATCAATAAAAGGTAATTTTGAAATGTCAATACTATTTATTTTACTTGCTATGGTATGTGATGGTTTAGATGGAAAGACTGCAAGAAAATTAGATGCATTTAGTGAATTTGGAAAAGAGTTTGACTCATTCTGTGATGCTGTTTCTTTTGGTCTTGCTCCTTCTATGTTAATTTATTCAATACTAACAAAAAATGTTCCAGGAAGTCCATTTATAGTTCCAGTTTCATTTCTATATGCACTTTGTGGAGTAATGAGATTGGTTAAATTTAATATTATAAATGTTGCTTCAAGTGAAAAAGGTGATTTCAGTGGAATGCCTATTCCTAATGCTGCTGCAATGGTGGTATCTTATATTATGATTTGTAATGTTTTAGAAGAAACATTTAATTTAAGAATATTCAATATAAGAATTTTTATAGCTGTTTCAGTAATATCAGCAGGATTAATGGTAAGTACAATACCATTTAAAACTCCTGATAAGACTTTTTCTTTCATTCCTAAAAAACTAGCTATACTTATTATTTTAGGACTTTTACTTTCTATGTACTGGACATTAGATTATAGTGTCTTTATTGTTTCATATACTTATGTCTTATTAAATATACTTTCATATTTTTATAAAAGATTTGGCAGTAACAATGATACAGACACTACTGTTGAAGAATTTGTTGAAATTGAAGAAGATGAAGAAAAGGGAGAGTAG
- a CDS encoding glycosyltransferase family 9 protein yields the protein MFSQNDNINILVIRFKRIGDAILSLPLCHSLKLTFPNSKVDFVLYEDVAPLFEGHPYIDNVITITKKEQKNPFKYIKKVYNVTRKKYDIIIDIMSTPKSELFCMFSRKTPFRIGRYKKNRGFFYNYKMKEKESLNKVDKFLNQLLPAFEETGFEVKKDYNFKFFANSEEKEKYKEKMLEAGVDFSKPVIAFSIYSRVTHKIYPIDKMKELVKHLINKYDAQIIFFFSPEQKDAIQKIHKEMEDNKNIFSSIETPTIKDLVPFLENCDYYIGNEGGARHLAQGIGIPTFAIFNPSAELKEWLPFPSEKNMGISPIDMVEKKSLSLEKFNKMSAEEQFSLIDLETIKQMSDKLIEKNKRK from the coding sequence ATGTTTAGTCAAAATGACAATATAAATATTTTAGTTATAAGATTTAAAAGAATAGGAGATGCCATTTTGAGTTTGCCTCTATGTCATTCTTTAAAATTGACTTTTCCTAATTCAAAAGTAGACTTTGTTCTATATGAAGATGTTGCTCCACTTTTTGAAGGACACCCTTATATAGATAATGTTATCACTATAACAAAAAAAGAACAAAAAAATCCTTTTAAATATATAAAGAAAGTCTATAATGTTACAAGAAAAAAATATGATATTATCATTGATATTATGTCCACTCCTAAAAGTGAATTATTTTGTATGTTTTCAAGAAAAACTCCTTTTAGAATAGGTAGATATAAGAAAAACAGAGGTTTTTTCTATAATTATAAAATGAAAGAAAAAGAATCTTTAAATAAAGTAGATAAATTTTTAAATCAACTTCTTCCTGCATTTGAAGAGACTGGTTTTGAGGTAAAAAAAGATTATAATTTCAAATTTTTTGCAAATTCAGAAGAAAAAGAAAAATATAAGGAAAAAATGCTGGAAGCAGGGGTAGATTTTTCTAAACCTGTTATTGCATTTTCAATTTATTCAAGAGTTACTCATAAAATATACCCCATTGATAAAATGAAAGAACTTGTAAAACATCTAATTAATAAATATGATGCACAAATTATTTTCTTTTTCTCTCCTGAGCAGAAAGATGCTATTCAAAAAATTCATAAAGAAATGGAAGATAATAAAAATATTTTCTCCTCTATTGAAACTCCTACAATAAAAGATTTAGTGCCATTTTTAGAAAATTGTGATTATTATATAGGGAATGAAGGAGGAGCAAGACATTTAGCACAAGGGATTGGAATACCTACATTTGCTATTTTTAATCCAAGTGCAGAACTTAAAGAATGGCTACCTTTCCCAAGTGAAAAAAATATGGGTATATCTCCTATTGATATGGTAGAAAAGAAATCTCTTTCACTTGAAAAATTTAATAAAATGAGTGCAGAAGAACAATTTTCTTTAATTGATCTTGAAACAATTAAACAAATGTCTGATAAATTGATTGAAAAAAATAAAAGGAAGTAA
- a CDS encoding TrkH family potassium uptake protein — protein MNTKIISYVISNLFKILMFLFLFPLAVSIYYKEGLKFSMAYIIPIIILCILSYFLSDKTPENQSFFSKEGLVIVSLSWLLISFFGALPFIISGSIPNMVDAFFESVSGFTTTGASILSEVESLSKSILFWRSFTHVVGGMGVLVLVLAILPKGNNQALHIMRAEVPGPTVGKIVAKMNYNSRILYIIYISMIIILIIFLLLGGMPLFDACIHAFGTAGTGGFSCKNTSIGFYNSAYIDYVTSVGMIAFGLNFNLFYLLILGNIKQVFKSEEARYYLSVIFIATTLICLNIHPFYSSISRMIRDVFFTVSSIITTTGFSTVDFDKWPTFSKTILMFLMFCGACAGSTAGGFKVSRLVILIKRFVREFKKIGHPNKVLNIKLEGKTLDKDMLEGVDSYFILYSVILFILLLITAWDSDSFITALSAVLATFNNIGPGLGAVGPTSNFASYSAFTKIVLSLGMLLGRLEIIPLLILVSPRIYRKRD, from the coding sequence ATGAACACTAAAATTATATCTTATGTTATATCAAATTTATTTAAAATATTGATGTTTTTATTTTTATTTCCACTTGCAGTAAGTATTTACTATAAAGAAGGATTAAAATTTTCAATGGCTTATATTATCCCAATAATCATTTTATGCATACTGAGTTATTTTTTATCAGATAAAACTCCTGAAAATCAATCTTTTTTTTCAAAAGAAGGTTTAGTTATTGTTTCTCTATCTTGGTTACTTATATCATTTTTCGGAGCATTACCTTTTATTATCAGTGGTTCTATTCCTAATATGGTAGATGCATTCTTTGAAAGTGTAAGTGGTTTTACCACAACGGGTGCTAGCATACTTTCAGAGGTTGAAAGTTTAAGTAAGTCTATATTATTTTGGAGAAGTTTCACTCATGTTGTTGGTGGTATGGGAGTGTTAGTTTTAGTTTTAGCAATACTTCCAAAAGGAAATAATCAAGCTTTACATATAATGAGAGCAGAAGTCCCAGGTCCAACAGTTGGAAAAATTGTTGCTAAAATGAATTATAATTCAAGAATTTTATATATAATTTATATCTCAATGATTATTATACTAATAATTTTTTTACTATTGGGAGGAATGCCTTTATTTGATGCTTGTATTCATGCTTTTGGAACAGCTGGAACAGGAGGATTTAGTTGTAAAAATACAAGTATAGGTTTTTATAACAGTGCTTATATAGACTATGTAACTTCCGTTGGCATGATAGCTTTTGGACTTAACTTTAACCTATTCTATCTTTTAATTTTAGGTAATATTAAACAAGTTTTTAAAAGTGAGGAAGCTAGATATTATTTGAGTGTAATTTTTATAGCAACTACTCTTATTTGTCTTAATATTCATCCTTTTTATTCTTCAATCTCAAGAATGATAAGAGATGTATTTTTTACAGTTTCTTCCATTATTACAACAACTGGATTTTCAACAGTAGATTTTGATAAGTGGCCAACATTTTCAAAAACTATTCTTATGTTTTTGATGTTTTGTGGAGCTTGTGCAGGCTCAACAGCTGGTGGTTTTAAAGTTTCAAGACTTGTTATACTTATAAAAAGATTTGTAAGAGAATTTAAAAAAATAGGCCATCCAAATAAGGTTTTAAACATTAAACTTGAAGGGAAAACATTAGATAAAGATATGCTTGAAGGGGTAGATAGTTACTTTATACTCTATTCAGTTATACTTTTTATTCTATTATTAATTACTGCTTGGGATTCTGATAGTTTTATAACAGCATTAAGTGCTGTACTTGCAACATTTAATAATATAGGACCAGGACTTGGTGCAGTTGGTCCTACATCAAATTTTGCAAGTTATTCAGCATTTACAAAAATTGTTTTATCATTAGGAATGTTATTAGGTCGTTTGGAAATAATTCCACTTTTAATATTGGTTTCACCAAGAATTTATAGAAAAAGAGATTAA
- a CDS encoding TIGR02206 family membrane protein, whose translation MEDKFVLFSNQHFITMGIGFASCILLIFLGFFTEKKAAFAKIIAIAVLGIKIAELIFRHYYYGETVAELLPLHLCPIVIILSIFMMFFHSEVLFQPVYFWSIGAFFAILTPDIRDGMSNFASQSFFITHFFILFSTAYAFVHFRFRPTKAGFIGSFLSLITLAFIMYFVNNRLGTNYLYVNYPPATKSLVDFMGPWPYYIFSIAGIDIAISFFMYLPFRKNKKAKYASWRKY comes from the coding sequence TTGGAGGATAAGTTTGTATTATTTAGTAATCAACATTTTATAACAATGGGAATTGGTTTTGCTTCCTGTATTTTGTTAATATTTTTAGGTTTTTTTACAGAGAAAAAGGCTGCTTTTGCTAAAATTATAGCCATTGCTGTTTTAGGAATAAAGATAGCAGAGTTAATATTTAGACACTATTATTATGGAGAGACAGTGGCTGAACTTTTACCACTACATCTATGCCCAATAGTAATAATACTTTCTATTTTTATGATGTTTTTTCATAGTGAAGTTTTATTCCAGCCCGTTTATTTTTGGTCAATAGGAGCATTTTTTGCAATACTTACACCAGATATAAGAGATGGAATGAGCAATTTTGCTTCTCAAAGTTTTTTTATAACTCATTTCTTTATTTTATTTAGTACAGCTTATGCTTTTGTCCATTTTAGATTTAGACCAACAAAAGCTGGATTTATTGGTTCTTTTCTATCATTAATAACACTTGCATTTATAATGTATTTTGTTAATAACAGATTAGGAACAAATTATTTATATGTCAATTATCCACCAGCAACAAAAAGTTTAGTTGATTTTATGGGACCATGGCCATATTATATATTTTCAATTGCTGGAATAGATATAGCAATTTCTTTCTTTATGTATCTACCATTTAGAAAAAATAAAAAAGCAAAGTATGCAAGTTGGAGAAAATATTAA
- a CDS encoding ribonuclease H family protein has translation MAKQKFYAYFFDKKNNGIVDTWTECEKIVQGTKARYKSFIDKSVAQDWLDSGASYERNIGLNAPINTTLEKGVYFDAGTGRGIGVEVRITDENKENLLDKISTTVLKKLLRGTNWIKNEFGNIQLEAGKTNNFGELIGFYFALNCAKNLKYDVISGDSRLVIDYWSLGRFHESSLELDTINYINKVILLRKEFESNKGIVKHISGDINPADLGFHK, from the coding sequence ATGGCTAAACAAAAATTTTATGCTTACTTTTTTGACAAAAAAAATAATGGGATAGTAGACACTTGGACAGAGTGTGAAAAGATAGTCCAAGGAACAAAGGCTAGGTATAAATCATTTATAGATAAATCCGTTGCTCAAGATTGGTTAGATAGTGGAGCAAGTTATGAAAGAAATATCGGCTTAAATGCCCCTATAAATACTACGCTGGAAAAAGGTGTGTATTTTGATGCAGGTACAGGTAGAGGTATTGGAGTTGAAGTTAGAATTACAGATGAAAATAAAGAAAATCTTTTAGATAAAATTTCTACAACTGTGTTAAAAAAATTATTAAGAGGGACAAATTGGATAAAAAATGAGTTTGGAAATATCCAACTTGAAGCAGGAAAAACTAATAATTTTGGAGAGCTTATAGGTTTTTATTTTGCCTTAAATTGTGCAAAGAATTTAAAATATGATGTTATTTCAGGAGATAGTCGTTTAGTGATAGATTATTGGTCTTTGGGGAGATTTCATGAAAGTAGTTTAGAACTAGACACAATAAACTATATAAATAAAGTTATTTTATTAAGAAAGGAGTTTGAAAGTAATAAAGGAATAGTAAAACATATTTCTGGGGATATCAATCCAGCAGATTTAGGTTTTCATAAATAG
- a CDS encoding ABC transporter substrate-binding protein: MKKIFYLLIMISLFLIGCGQNKTESPNGNTVVIGQGAKPKSLDPHMYNSIPDLLVSRQFYNTLFSREKDGSIKPELAESYEYKNDKELDIILKKGVKFHDGSELTADDVVFSFERMKDKPGSSIMVEEIDKVEKVNDYEVKLFLKNSSSALLYNLAHPITSIVNKKYVEAGNDLSVAPMGTGAFKLIAYNDGEKIELEAFKDYFEGAPKVEKITFRAIPEDTSMLAALETGEVDIATGMPPVSTQTIEANDKLELISEPTTATEYICLNVEKAPFNNKDFRKALNYAIDKQSIIDSIFSGRGKVAKSIVNPNVFGYYDGLEEYPFNPEKAKELIEKSGVKDTSFSLYVNDSPVRLQVAQIIQANLKDVGIDMKIETLEWGTYLQKTGEGDFTAYLGGWISGTSDADIVLYPLLDSKSIGFPGNRARYSNPEFDKEVELARIALKPEERKEHFKNAQIIAQEDSPLIVLYNKNENIGINKRIKGFEYDPTTMHKFKNLEIK, encoded by the coding sequence ATGAAAAAAATTTTTTATTTGTTAATTATGATTTCGTTATTTTTAATTGGTTGTGGACAAAATAAAACTGAAAGTCCTAATGGAAACACAGTTGTTATAGGTCAAGGTGCAAAGCCAAAATCACTTGATCCACATATGTATAATTCCATACCCGATTTACTTGTTTCTCGTCAATTCTATAATACATTATTTTCAAGGGAAAAAGATGGAAGCATAAAACCTGAATTGGCAGAAAGTTATGAATACAAAAATGATAAGGAATTAGATATCATTTTAAAAAAGGGAGTAAAATTTCATGATGGAAGTGAATTAACAGCTGACGATGTTGTTTTTAGTTTTGAAAGAATGAAAGATAAACCTGGTTCATCAATAATGGTGGAAGAAATTGATAAAGTTGAAAAAGTAAATGATTATGAAGTTAAATTATTTTTAAAGAATTCTTCTTCTGCTCTTTTATATAATTTAGCTCACCCAATAACTTCCATAGTGAATAAAAAATATGTAGAAGCAGGAAACGATTTATCTGTTGCTCCTATGGGAACAGGTGCTTTCAAATTAATTGCTTATAATGATGGAGAAAAAATTGAATTAGAAGCCTTTAAAGATTATTTTGAAGGAGCACCAAAAGTTGAAAAAATAACTTTTAGAGCAATTCCAGAAGATACAAGTATGCTTGCAGCATTAGAAACTGGTGAAGTTGATATAGCTACTGGTATGCCTCCTGTATCAACTCAAACAATAGAAGCAAATGATAAATTGGAATTAATTTCTGAACCAACTACTGCAACAGAATATATTTGTTTAAATGTAGAAAAGGCACCATTTAATAATAAAGATTTTAGAAAAGCTCTTAACTATGCCATTGATAAACAAAGTATTATTGATTCTATTTTCTCTGGAAGAGGAAAAGTTGCAAAATCAATAGTAAACCCAAATGTTTTTGGTTATTATGATGGACTTGAAGAATATCCTTTTAACCCAGAAAAAGCTAAAGAATTAATAGAAAAATCTGGTGTAAAAGATACATCATTTTCTCTTTATGTAAATGATAGCCCAGTAAGATTACAAGTTGCTCAAATAATTCAAGCTAATTTAAAAGATGTTGGAATTGATATGAAGATTGAAACTCTTGAATGGGGAACATATTTACAAAAAACAGGAGAAGGAGATTTTACAGCATATTTAGGAGGTTGGATATCTGGAACTTCTGATGCTGATATAGTTCTATATCCTCTTTTAGATAGTAAATCAATAGGTTTCCCTGGTAATAGAGCTCGTTATTCTAATCCAGAATTTGATAAAGAAGTTGAGCTTGCAAGAATTGCTTTAAAACCAGAAGAAAGAAAAGAACATTTTAAGAATGCTCAAATAATAGCACAAGAAGATTCACCTCTTATTGTTTTATATAATAAAAATGAAAATATTGGTATAAATAAGAGAATAAAAGGATTTGAATACGATCCAACTACTATGCATAAATTTAAAAATTTAGAAATTAAATAA
- a CDS encoding M42 family metallopeptidase, whose translation MNIDLKYILNKTVELINIPSPVGYTHNAIEWVKNELKSLGIKNYNITRKGALIAYIKGKDSNYKKMISAHVDTLGAVVKKIKKNGRLEVTNVGGFAWGSVEGENVVIHTISGKTYSGTLLPVKASVHVYGDVAREMPRTEETMEIRIDEDVKTGEDVLKLGILQGDFVSFETHTRILDNGYIKSRYLDDKLCVAQILSYIKYLKDNKLKPKTDLYVYFSNYEEIGHGVSVFPEDLDEFIAVDIGLVAGEDAHGDEKKMQIIAKDSRSPYDFTLRKKLQETADKNNIKYTVGVYNRYGSDATTAILQGFDFKYACIGPNVDATHHYERCHNDGIIETVKLLIAYL comes from the coding sequence ATGAATATAGATTTAAAATACATACTTAATAAAACAGTTGAACTTATAAATATACCAAGCCCTGTTGGATATACTCATAATGCTATTGAATGGGTTAAAAACGAATTAAAAAGTTTAGGTATAAAAAATTATAATATCACAAGAAAAGGTGCATTGATTGCATATATAAAAGGAAAAGATTCTAATTATAAAAAAATGATTTCTGCTCATGTTGATACCTTAGGAGCTGTTGTAAAAAAAATTAAAAAAAATGGTAGACTTGAAGTAACTAATGTAGGTGGTTTTGCTTGGGGTTCTGTTGAAGGAGAAAATGTAGTAATTCACACCATCTCTGGAAAAACATATTCTGGGACTTTACTTCCTGTTAAGGCTTCTGTTCATGTGTATGGAGATGTAGCAAGAGAAATGCCAAGAACAGAAGAAACAATGGAAATAAGAATAGATGAAGATGTAAAAACTGGTGAAGATGTTTTAAAACTAGGTATTTTACAAGGTGATTTTGTTTCATTTGAAACTCATACAAGAATTTTAGATAATGGCTATATAAAATCAAGGTACTTAGATGATAAATTATGTGTAGCTCAAATCTTATCTTATATCAAATATTTAAAAGATAATAAGTTAAAACCTAAAACTGATCTATATGTATATTTCTCTAATTATGAAGAAATTGGACATGGAGTTTCAGTTTTTCCAGAAGATTTAGATGAATTCATTGCAGTTGATATAGGACTTGTTGCAGGTGAAGATGCACATGGAGATGAAAAGAAAATGCAAATTATTGCAAAAGATAGTAGAAGTCCTTATGATTTTACTCTTAGAAAAAAACTTCAAGAAACTGCTGATAAAAATAATATAAAATATACAGTTGGAGTTTACAATAGGTATGGCTCAGATGCAACGACTGCAATCTTACAAGGATTTGATTTTAAATATGCTTGTATAGGACCAAATGTAGATGCTACTCATCACTATGAAAGATGTCATAATGATGGTATTATTGAAACTGTAAAATTATTAATAGCTTATTTATAA
- the bioB gene encoding biotin synthase BioB, with protein sequence MLKEKNSAGGGKFNFFNFLKEKENNQAEPINVKEFIPYLKNKIINEKYEITREEAIFLSQIPNNDMETLNILFDAADQIREAFCGKYFDLCTIINAKSGKCSENCKYCAQSVHFKTGADVYGLISKELALYEAKKNENEGAHRFSLVTSGRGLNGNEKELDKLVEIYKYIGMHTGKLELCASHGICTKEALQKLADAGVTTYHHNLESSRRFYPNVCTSHTYDDRVNTIKNAKAVGLNVCSGGIFGLGETIEDRIDMALDLRTLDIHSVPINVLTPIPGTPFENNEEVNPFEILKTISIYRFILPKSFLRYCGGRIKLGEHARTGLRCGINSALTGNFLTTTGTTIETDKKMIKELGYEI encoded by the coding sequence ATGTTAAAAGAAAAAAATTCAGCTGGAGGGGGAAAATTTAACTTTTTCAATTTTTTGAAAGAAAAAGAAAATAATCAAGCTGAACCAATCAATGTTAAGGAGTTTATACCATATTTAAAAAATAAAATTATAAATGAAAAATATGAAATAACTCGTGAAGAGGCAATTTTTCTATCACAAATTCCTAACAATGATATGGAAACTTTAAATATACTTTTTGATGCAGCAGATCAAATTAGAGAAGCATTTTGTGGAAAATATTTTGATTTATGCACCATTATTAATGCAAAATCTGGAAAATGTTCTGAGAACTGCAAATACTGTGCACAGTCAGTTCATTTCAAAACAGGTGCTGATGTTTATGGACTTATTTCAAAAGAATTAGCACTTTATGAAGCTAAAAAGAATGAAAATGAAGGTGCTCACAGATTTTCACTTGTAACAAGTGGTAGAGGTCTTAATGGAAATGAAAAAGAATTAGATAAATTGGTTGAAATTTATAAATATATAGGAATGCATACAGGTAAATTAGAGCTTTGTGCTTCTCATGGAATATGTACAAAAGAAGCATTACAAAAACTAGCTGATGCAGGTGTTACAACATACCATCATAACTTAGAATCTTCAAGAAGATTTTATCCTAATGTTTGTACATCTCATACCTATGATGATAGAGTTAATACTATTAAAAATGCAAAAGCAGTTGGATTAAATGTTTGTAGTGGTGGAATATTTGGTTTAGGAGAAACTATTGAAGATAGAATAGATATGGCACTTGATTTAAGGACATTAGATATTCATTCAGTTCCAATAAATGTTTTGACTCCAATTCCAGGAACACCTTTTGAAAATAATGAAGAAGTTAATCCTTTTGAAATCTTAAAAACTATATCTATCTATCGTTTTATACTACCTAAGTCTTTTTTAAGATATTGTGGTGGAAGAATAAAATTGGGAGAACATGCTAGAACTGGTTTAAGATGTGGAATTAACTCTGCACTTACTGGAAATTTTTTAACAACCACTGGTACAACAATAGAAACTGATAAAAAAATGATTAAGGAGTTAGGTTATGAAATTTAA
- the bioD gene encoding dethiobiotin synthase — translation MKFKDFFVIGTDTDIGKTYVSTLLYKALRKYNFQYYKPIQSGCFLKDDKLTAPDVDFLIKFVGINYDDSMVTYTLKEEVSPHLASEMEETKIEIENVKRHYEDLKKKYSNILVEGAGGLYVPLIRDKFYIYDLIKLFNLPVVLVCGTKVGAINHTMLTLNALNTMGIKLHGLIFNNYKEQFFEDDNIKVILELSKIKNYMIIKNGQKEISDKEIEKFFN, via the coding sequence ATGAAATTTAAGGATTTCTTTGTTATAGGTACAGATACTGATATTGGAAAAACTTATGTCAGTACACTCTTATATAAGGCTTTAAGAAAATATAATTTTCAATATTATAAACCTATACAAAGTGGTTGCTTTTTAAAAGATGATAAATTAACTGCACCTGATGTAGATTTTTTAATAAAATTTGTAGGTATTAATTATGATGATTCTATGGTAACCTACACTTTAAAAGAAGAAGTTTCTCCACATTTAGCCTCTGAAATGGAAGAAACAAAAATAGAAATAGAAAATGTCAAAAGACATTATGAAGATTTAAAGAAAAAATATTCTAATATTTTAGTTGAAGGAGCTGGAGGACTTTATGTCCCTTTGATTAGAGATAAATTTTACATCTATGATTTAATAAAATTGTTTAATCTTCCTGTTGTTCTAGTTTGTGGAACAAAAGTAGGAGCAATAAATCATACTATGCTTACTTTAAATGCTCTTAATACTATGGGAATAAAATTACATGGTTTAATATTTAATAATTATAAAGAACAATTTTTTGAAGATGATAATATAAAAGTTATTTTAGAGTTATCTAAAATTAAAAATTATATGATTATTAAAAATGGACAAAAAGAAATTTCTGATAAAGAAATAGAAAAATTTTTTAATTGA